The following nucleotide sequence is from Ignisphaera sp..
CGACTATAGGCGGTGGCTTCTATCCACTAATTGGAATAGCTATAATGGTTCTAGGACTTGACACAGATGTCTACATGAAGGCTGTTTTCGCAGGAGTCTCATTCATTACTGCATTATTGGTTGCCTTGGGTGTTCCAGCCGGTTCTCACATACTTGCAAGAGCTGTTTATAGAAGTGGGGAGGCAAAGCCGATGGTGTCTGTGGATAGGTTGAAGGAGGATTTGGAGAGGGGTGATATGGAGTGATACCCCTCATATTAGCCGCTATAGCCTCTACCCTAGCATTTGTGGCAACCGTTGTTGTGGTGCGCACAAAGGATGTTGCCAAAGCTGTTGTAATAGGCGGGATAGAGTCTGCCTTCTATGCAATAGTTTTGTCTGTTTTCCTAGCACCAGATCTCCTAATAGCTTACATAGCTATTGGTCTTGGCATGAACACTGTACTGCTTCTTTACCTCCTTTCAAAGGGTGAGAGATATGAAGAGATATAGAACATTTCTAGAGATCATAATTCCAATAGCTATAGGGCTTTCACTATATGCTATAATGTTTTACACAGACATGTTTAGAATAGACAAAGAGCTGACAACACTTGCACAACTCTATGCACAGCTGGTTCCCGATTCACAATCGCCATTCACATCCAAGAGCTTTGAAATTGTCACCTCTGTTATATGGGATCAGAGAGGCTTTGACACCTATTTTGAGACTAGTGTGCTCTACATAGCGATTATAGCTGCCGTAGGTGTTGCCACAAAAGCTGGGAAGGCGATTGAAGAGCGTCTAATACACTATAGAGAATCAACAATTATAGTGAGGCTTATATCAAGATTGGTGGCGCCAATTGTTGTAGTTGTTAGCGTTTCCATTGCTTTGCATGGTCACATAACCCCTGGTGGAGGCTTCCAGGGAGGGTCAGTATTTGCAATAGCCCCATTATTACTAATGCTAGCCTATTCAAGTAGCTATATATCTGGGAGGGAGTTGAAAGAGAATAGAATGTTATTTATGAGGGGGTTGGGTGTTACTGTAATAGCTCTCACAGGACTTGCCCCACTGATATACTATATTGCAGCATCTAACTATGCATATCTATTCCAGAACCTCGCTAAGCCAGATTCTGTCTTCACATACCCTGCAACAATATATCTCGGGTTTGCCACTATGTTGTTATCGGGAACGCTAATAATATTCAATTCCATGGAGTACATAGCAGTGCTGTCGGGTTTCACCATAGCCTTGTACTACCTAACAAAGTATTTTGAGGGTGGAGACAGTGCTTGAGGAGGCTCTGTGGTACTATATAGGAGTGATAGTCTCGCTAACCATAGCTGTTGCAGCCTACGGTATTGCAAGCAGACCTCACATTGTGAAAAAGCTGACTCTATTTACGATAATAGGCGATGCTGTATACATTCTACTTGTGTACCTAGGCTACACAATAGGTGCTACCAACCCTCCTGTCTACCCAAATGGAAGCCTGGCAAACCCTGAACTTCCATCGGGTTCAGCATTAAAGCAATTCGCTAAGACTGTTGTCGACCCCGTTCCACAGGTTTTAATAGTTACAGCGATTGTGATTGGCTTGGCAGTGTTCATACTCATGGTAATAATATCGATTAGAATGGTAGAGGAGAAGGGCACTCTAATGCTGAATAAAATAGATGAGGGTGAGTGACAATGAGGAAAAGCTTGTCGATAGCTATATTCACAATAATCTTTGCAGCTATATACATGGTGTATACAGGATCATACAACCTGCTAGAGGCTCTAATAGCCGTTGTAGCCGGGGCCACAGTAGCATATATTTTTGCGGCTGATTTGATAGAGGACTACAGCAAAATATCTATTAAGAGATTGGGCTATGCTCTGTTTTATCTGCTCAAATACTTTACCATAATAGAGTACAATGCCCATATGGGTGTATTGAAACTGATACTGAATCCAAAAGCTAGGTATAGCCCAGCTATTGTGAGGGTTCCCTACGATGTTAGCAAC
It contains:
- the mnhG gene encoding monovalent cation/H(+) antiporter subunit G, whose product is MIDLILVYLGAAILVIGGILNVIAAIGFFKFKEFYARLHAATIATIGGGFYPLIGIAIMVLGLDTDVYMKAVFAGVSFITALLVALGVPAGSHILARAVYRSGEAKPMVSVDRLKEDLERGDME
- a CDS encoding DUF4040 domain-containing protein gives rise to the protein MIPLILAAIASTLAFVATVVVVRTKDVAKAVVIGGIESAFYAIVLSVFLAPDLLIAYIAIGLGMNTVLLLYLLSKGERYEEI
- a CDS encoding MnhB domain-containing protein: MKRYRTFLEIIIPIAIGLSLYAIMFYTDMFRIDKELTTLAQLYAQLVPDSQSPFTSKSFEIVTSVIWDQRGFDTYFETSVLYIAIIAAVGVATKAGKAIEERLIHYRESTIIVRLISRLVAPIVVVVSVSIALHGHITPGGGFQGGSVFAIAPLLLMLAYSSSYISGRELKENRMLFMRGLGVTVIALTGLAPLIYYIAASNYAYLFQNLAKPDSVFTYPATIYLGFATMLLSGTLIIFNSMEYIAVLSGFTIALYYLTKYFEGGDSA
- a CDS encoding sodium:proton antiporter: MLEEALWYYIGVIVSLTIAVAAYGIASRPHIVKKLTLFTIIGDAVYILLVYLGYTIGATNPPVYPNGSLANPELPSGSALKQFAKTVVDPVPQVLIVTAIVIGLAVFILMVIISIRMVEEKGTLMLNKIDEGE
- a CDS encoding Na+/H+ antiporter subunit E; translation: MRKSLSIAIFTIIFAAIYMVYTGSYNLLEALIAVVAGATVAYIFAADLIEDYSKISIKRLGYALFYLLKYFTIIEYNAHMGVLKLILNPKARYSPAIVRVPYDVSNTYSIVFIANSITNTPGTVVIDIDEKRKYYYVHWIDAMAIEDKEAKKSVSQEFEDYIKKIFE